One genomic region from Dromaius novaehollandiae isolate bDroNov1 chromosome 21, bDroNov1.hap1, whole genome shotgun sequence encodes:
- the IL18 gene encoding interleukin-18 isoform X1, whose amino-acid sequence MSGEDILVCAVQLGKNFCLYFTELECDALCKEKILQQRVFRNVNSQLLVVQPDLNVAAFEDVTDQEMKSEGSEHPSHTNCSLLLSRLLRIKNFCLGSGMHFNIHCYKTTTPSAGMPVAFSIQIKDKNYYMCCEKEFGKTVVRFREGEVPTEIPCESNFIFFKKTFTSCSSKAFKFEYSLEQGMFLAFEKEGYLRKLILKKMSSEDEVDETMKFLA is encoded by the exons ATGAGTGGTGAAGATATTCTTGTGTGTGCAGTACAACTTGGAAAAAACTTCTGCCTCTATTTTACAG AGCTGGAATGCGATGCCTTGTGTAAGGAAAAAATTCTCCAACAACGAGTCTTTCGAAATGTAAATAGCCAGTTGCTCGTGGTTCAACCAGATTTAAATGTGGCAGCTTTTGAAGATGTGACAGATCAGGAGATGAAGTCTG AAGGATCTGAACATCCATCCCACACCAATTG CTCTCTTCTTCTCAGCAGACTATTAAGGATAAAAAATTTCTGTTTAGGCAGTGGAATGCACTTCAACATCCACTGTTACAAAACTACGACGCCTTCAGCAGGGATGCCTGTTGCGTTCAGCATCCAGATAAAGGATAAGAATTATTACATGTGTTGTGAGAAAGAATTTGGGAAAACAGTAGTTCGATTTAGG gaAGGAGAAGTTCCTACAGAAATTCCTTGCGAAAGTAACTTCATCTTCTTCAAAAAGACATTTACATCTTGCAGCTCCAAAGCCTTCAAGTTTGAATATTCACTAGAACAAGGAATGTTCTTGGCCTTTGAGAAAGAAGGCTacttaagaaaattaattttaaagaaaatgtcaagTGAAGATGAAGTAGATGAAACCATGAAGTTTCTAGCTTAA
- the IL18 gene encoding interleukin-18 isoform X2: MSGEDILVCAVQLGKNFCLYFTDDDELECDALCKEKILQQRVFRNVNSQLLVVQPDLNVAAFEDVTDQEMKSGSGMHFNIHCYKTTTPSAGMPVAFSIQIKDKNYYMCCEKEFGKTVVRFREGEVPTEIPCESNFIFFKKTFTSCSSKAFKFEYSLEQGMFLAFEKEGYLRKLILKKMSSEDEVDETMKFLA; this comes from the exons ATGAGTGGTGAAGATATTCTTGTGTGTGCAGTACAACTTGGAAAAAACTTCTGCCTCTATTTTACAG ATGATGATG AGCTGGAATGCGATGCCTTGTGTAAGGAAAAAATTCTCCAACAACGAGTCTTTCGAAATGTAAATAGCCAGTTGCTCGTGGTTCAACCAGATTTAAATGTGGCAGCTTTTGAAGATGTGACAGATCAGGAGATGAAGTCTG GCAGTGGAATGCACTTCAACATCCACTGTTACAAAACTACGACGCCTTCAGCAGGGATGCCTGTTGCGTTCAGCATCCAGATAAAGGATAAGAATTATTACATGTGTTGTGAGAAAGAATTTGGGAAAACAGTAGTTCGATTTAGG gaAGGAGAAGTTCCTACAGAAATTCCTTGCGAAAGTAACTTCATCTTCTTCAAAAAGACATTTACATCTTGCAGCTCCAAAGCCTTCAAGTTTGAATATTCACTAGAACAAGGAATGTTCTTGGCCTTTGAGAAAGAAGGCTacttaagaaaattaattttaaagaaaatgtcaagTGAAGATGAAGTAGATGAAACCATGAAGTTTCTAGCTTAA
- the IL18 gene encoding interleukin-18 isoform X3 yields the protein MSGEDILVCAVQLGKNFCLYFTELECDALCKEKILQQRVFRNVNSQLLVVQPDLNVAAFEDVTDQEMKSGSGMHFNIHCYKTTTPSAGMPVAFSIQIKDKNYYMCCEKEFGKTVVRFREGEVPTEIPCESNFIFFKKTFTSCSSKAFKFEYSLEQGMFLAFEKEGYLRKLILKKMSSEDEVDETMKFLA from the exons ATGAGTGGTGAAGATATTCTTGTGTGTGCAGTACAACTTGGAAAAAACTTCTGCCTCTATTTTACAG AGCTGGAATGCGATGCCTTGTGTAAGGAAAAAATTCTCCAACAACGAGTCTTTCGAAATGTAAATAGCCAGTTGCTCGTGGTTCAACCAGATTTAAATGTGGCAGCTTTTGAAGATGTGACAGATCAGGAGATGAAGTCTG GCAGTGGAATGCACTTCAACATCCACTGTTACAAAACTACGACGCCTTCAGCAGGGATGCCTGTTGCGTTCAGCATCCAGATAAAGGATAAGAATTATTACATGTGTTGTGAGAAAGAATTTGGGAAAACAGTAGTTCGATTTAGG gaAGGAGAAGTTCCTACAGAAATTCCTTGCGAAAGTAACTTCATCTTCTTCAAAAAGACATTTACATCTTGCAGCTCCAAAGCCTTCAAGTTTGAATATTCACTAGAACAAGGAATGTTCTTGGCCTTTGAGAAAGAAGGCTacttaagaaaattaattttaaagaaaatgtcaagTGAAGATGAAGTAGATGAAACCATGAAGTTTCTAGCTTAA